The segment CAGCGATCTCAGCCAGCTTCGGGCTGAAGATGCCATCTCCGACCGGACTGCAATCATAGCCAGTTATGCGTTGTGTGGGTTCGCAAACTTTGCATCCATCGGGATTCAGCTGGGCGGCATCGGCGGCATTGCACCGAAAAGAAGAAAAGATTTGGCGAAAATTGGGATGAAGGCGATGATCGCCGGAGCGCTGGCTTCCTGGCTTACAGCAACGCTGGCCGGGATCATTGTTTAAAATAAAGTGGGCAAAAATATGAGACTGATTTTCCTGGGCCCACCGGGCATAGGCAAAGGGACTCAGGCGAAACTTCTGGCTGAGCGGTATTCTTTGGCGCACCTTTCTACAGGCGATATGTTCAGATCAACCATCAGCAAAAATACCGATTTGGGAACTCTAGCGAAAAGTTATATAGATAAGGGAAAGCTCGTCCCTGACGATGTTGTCCTCGTAATGGTGAACGAGCGCTTGAGAGAAGATGACACCGCCGGTGGCTACATCTTTGACGGTTTCCCCAGAACGGTACCTCAGGCGGAAAGTTTAAATAGACTGTTAAAGGAACTGGGACAATCCATTAATCATGTTATTACTCTTGAGGGAGATAACGCCACACTGGTGGAGCGGTTATCAAGCCGCAGAACGTGTTTAGCTTGTGGTAAGATTATTAATCTCATTTTCTCACCGCCGAAATTGAGCGATCAGTGCGATGACTGCGGTGGTGAACTGTTACAACGAAATGATGACAAACCAGAGGTTATTCAGAAGCGGCTGGATGTCTACGAGGAACAGACTGAACCACTGGTGAACTATTTCGAAGGTGAAGGACTGCTCAGACGAGTTGACGGTGTGGGGTCTATCCATGATGTAGGTGAGAGGATTGACAAGCATCTAACTAGCAATAGTAAGAGGTATTAATGCTGAAGGTAGGAATAACCGGCGGCATCGGCTCCGGTAAGAGTGCCGCAAGCGAACGCATGGCAGAGTTAGGCGCCTACGTTTTTGACGCTGACAAGGAAGCCAAACAGATTCTTGCTGAAAACGAGAAAATCCAGGAAGATCTCCGGGACGAGTTCGGCACTGACGTCATGGATCCGGACGACTCCATTAATCCAAAGAAACTTGCGAGAGTTGCTTTTATTAACGAAGCAAATCAATCAGTGTTGAATGCCATCATTCACCCATACGTTTTCAACACTATCGATGAGAGATACGATGAGATAAAGGAAAAAGATGAAGTGACTCTTTTTGTCGTTGATGCGGCCCTTATCTATGAATCGGGGCTCGATCAGCACTTGGATTATGTCATTGTCGTTTCGGCTCAGTATGGGGCCCGGATGAATCGGGCTCTTCAACGCGGGACTCTCAAAAGAGAAGATATCCAGCAGCGGATGGATCTCCAGTTACCGGAGGAGTCGAAAGTGCAGATGGCCGATTTTGTTATCGATAACAACGGCAATCAAAAACACCTCTCAAATCAAGTGGATGAAATTTTTCAGGAGATAACCTGACCGACACCGCTTTCATAGCCGCCCTCTGATGGCTACCTCAAAAAGATTCGGCACCTTTGAAGGTGTCTTCACACCGACTATTTTAACAATCCTTGGTGCCATCATGTACCTCCGCCTGGGATGGGTCGTGGGTAACGCCGGCTTCGGTGGTGCACTTGTCATCATTCTACTAGCAAAGCTGGTCACCGTCACCACAGGGCTGGCCATCGCATCCATGGCGTCCAACATCAAGATTGGCCATGGTGGTTCTTACGCAATCATCTCCCGCTCCCTAGGTCTGGAAATCGGCGGTGCTGTTGGTATTCCCCTTTATTTGTCTCAGGCTCTGGGAGGCGCTATGTACATCATCGGTTTCACTGAAGCGTGGATGGCTATCTTTCCTCATCACTCGCCTCTTCAAGTTGGTGGTATTGTCCTAGCATTTCTTTTAATCATCGCTCTTATCAGTGCCAAGGTCGCCATGAAATTTCAATACCTAATTATGGTACTAATTTCAGTCTCACTGGTTTCATTTTTCATGGGCAAGGGAGACGGGGCAGGTCAAATTTCACTTTGGGGTACTCTCGAGTCCGTTCCATTCTGGACAGTATTTGCCATCTTTTTCCCCGCCGTTACAGGAATCGAAGCCGGGGCGGCCATGTCGGGTGATCTGAAAGACCCTAAGCGGTCTTTATCCGTGGGTATCCTTAGCGCTATCGGCATCTCGTTCGTGGTCTATGTGGCCCTTGCGTTCTGGATGGATTTTTCCGTATCGACCGAATCGCTTAAGAGCAAT is part of the Candidatus Neomarinimicrobiota bacterium genome and harbors:
- a CDS encoding adenylate kinase; amino-acid sequence: MRLIFLGPPGIGKGTQAKLLAERYSLAHLSTGDMFRSTISKNTDLGTLAKSYIDKGKLVPDDVVLVMVNERLREDDTAGGYIFDGFPRTVPQAESLNRLLKELGQSINHVITLEGDNATLVERLSSRRTCLACGKIINLIFSPPKLSDQCDDCGGELLQRNDDKPEVIQKRLDVYEEQTEPLVNYFEGEGLLRRVDGVGSIHDVGERIDKHLTSNSKRY
- a CDS encoding dephospho-CoA kinase — encoded protein: MLKVGITGGIGSGKSAASERMAELGAYVFDADKEAKQILAENEKIQEDLRDEFGTDVMDPDDSINPKKLARVAFINEANQSVLNAIIHPYVFNTIDERYDEIKEKDEVTLFVVDAALIYESGLDQHLDYVIVVSAQYGARMNRALQRGTLKREDIQQRMDLQLPEESKVQMADFVIDNNGNQKHLSNQVDEIFQEIT